In the genome of Candidatus Nitrosotenuis sp. DW1, one region contains:
- a CDS encoding histidine kinase dimerization/phospho-acceptor domain-containing protein, with the protein MGREEHLVRELQQLALIQKKLDHLLNSKIDSEQIPTIIEHLGSTQNSATKIIDDISSNKIKITKELLTTISHELRTPLVPIRTYAEMLLQGKFGTLNPEQAKRVEILNLSSQQLQKKVESLLDKKILVSDTDHLAHDHKIRELEQEKQILKKINELLDKKIVDESAEIKELKKDLSKSEHQTKEFEQEKIILDKTVRVEEQKNILLAKKNIIIIAIAALVIGAGFTAYSVYVVNVVGEQYKVTDIGNIQSGYVIQNLRGDTIDTFLSWRLVSGATLHVGITNGEKYPEKIPLIKEIVLSDESIEIDDSLLHKGLKGSVSTYYVGWSGALKQASEKKTLYYIPTNLQVVESSNGEGDINIVLSNLKSGDGYTGHTTSIADDSKNQILKSTITIYDVDNLSDDQFKTILRHELGHALGLAHSTAPEDLMHPVIRTKYPYISDCAIDTIVELYDGGKNSQVTCGK; encoded by the coding sequence ATGGGGCGAGAAGAACATCTAGTTCGCGAGTTACAACAACTCGCACTAATTCAAAAAAAACTGGATCATTTACTAAACAGCAAGATAGATAGCGAACAAATTCCAACAATAATTGAGCACCTTGGTTCAACCCAAAATTCTGCAACAAAAATAATCGATGATATTTCTTCAAATAAGATCAAAATAACTAAAGAACTTCTAACTACGATCAGTCATGAGCTAAGAACGCCACTTGTGCCAATACGAACCTATGCTGAAATGTTACTGCAGGGAAAGTTTGGCACTTTGAATCCAGAACAAGCAAAAAGAGTCGAAATACTCAATCTAAGCTCACAGCAACTACAGAAAAAAGTGGAATCATTACTTGATAAAAAAATACTTGTCAGCGACACAGATCATTTAGCACATGATCACAAAATAAGGGAGCTTGAACAAGAAAAGCAGATACTAAAAAAAATCAATGAGTTATTAGACAAAAAAATCGTCGACGAGTCTGCAGAAATTAAAGAGCTTAAAAAAGATCTTAGTAAATCTGAACACCAAACAAAGGAATTTGAGCAGGAGAAGATAATCTTAGATAAAACCGTGCGTGTGGAAGAGCAAAAAAACATCCTTCTTGCCAAAAAAAACATCATAATAATAGCTATAGCCGCGCTAGTAATCGGTGCTGGATTCACTGCCTACTCCGTATATGTGGTAAATGTAGTAGGAGAGCAATACAAAGTGACAGACATTGGCAACATACAATCAGGTTACGTAATTCAAAACCTTCGAGGGGACACAATTGACACGTTTCTTTCTTGGAGGCTAGTCTCAGGTGCCACACTACATGTAGGGATAACGAATGGTGAGAAATATCCAGAAAAAATTCCCCTGATCAAAGAGATTGTGCTTTCTGATGAATCAATAGAAATTGATGATTCGTTACTTCACAAAGGCCTAAAGGGCTCCGTATCAACATATTATGTCGGGTGGAGTGGAGCACTAAAACAGGCATCAGAAAAGAAGACACTGTATTACATTCCAACAAACCTACAAGTCGTTGAATCATCCAACGGCGAAGGAGACATCAACATAGTTCTGAGCAACCTAAAAAGCGGGGACGGGTATACTGGCCACACCACATCAATTGCCGATGACTCAAAAAATCAGATTTTAAAATCCACCATTACAATATATGATGTTGATAATCTCAGCGATGATCAATTCAAGACAATTCTAAGGCACGAGCTTGGTCATGCTCTAGGACTTGCTCATTCGACTGCACCTGAAGACCTGATGCACCCAGTAATCAGAACTAAATACCCGTACATTTCTGATTGTGCTATTGACACCATAGTGGAATTGTATGACGGTGGGAAAAACAGCCAAGTTACATGCGGAAAGTGA
- a CDS encoding sensor histidine kinase gives MNREIILTIVVVVSATVLIGGALWIYTNNEIKRLDDEITKTKLNQIMLLSSRFALRMQYASGIIETIGQTSPMTDPPSYSNLISDQIKGIPVDADYEKRNLAKKALDKKFEFDYVFYAMPNGDIYFLEPFQSQIKLSQLNFAFRDWYEGAVSTESTYVSEVYVSANEKHNVIAIAVPIYNNSNHALNGIFVGALNLSTLQKSLAQINLGQNEYLLIVDHNNNIVADSRKSESDTEIRKFTVDLGKQSSGNDSNTITKTIDGKDMFIASRMMSVGTHEWSILSIQPHSDAFNPSIAMRNETIGIMTTIITITSAAGFFMLRKINTNLKLSNRLKQTNSELEIKTEQIKQIDIKKEEFSAMITHELKTPLVPIIGYCKMLKNKMLGELNSEQMESIEIIDKNAKRLESLISDILDARKLDLNKMKFEIEDVSIDELFENIYTSYKILQEKGKELTADLPIKGLMIRTDKTRLRQIFDILISNAIKFTPDQNGKIIIGAYKENDKVRFYVKDNGIGIPPDKQPELFKKFYQVDTSERRKSGGTGLGLAISKGIIEKLNGRIWVESDGRTGSTFYFELTQ, from the coding sequence TTGAATCGAGAAATAATACTAACAATTGTAGTCGTAGTTTCTGCTACTGTGTTAATTGGTGGGGCATTATGGATTTACACAAACAATGAGATTAAAAGGCTGGATGACGAAATAACGAAAACAAAACTAAATCAAATTATGCTACTGTCATCACGCTTTGCATTAAGAATGCAATATGCTAGTGGAATAATAGAAACGATTGGTCAAACGTCACCGATGACAGACCCTCCATCATATTCGAATTTAATCTCTGATCAGATAAAAGGCATACCTGTAGATGCGGACTATGAGAAAAGAAATCTTGCAAAAAAAGCACTTGATAAAAAATTTGAGTTCGATTATGTTTTCTATGCCATGCCAAACGGCGACATTTATTTCTTAGAACCATTTCAATCACAGATTAAACTCTCGCAATTGAATTTTGCTTTTAGGGATTGGTATGAAGGCGCAGTTAGCACAGAGTCAACATACGTAAGTGAAGTCTATGTCTCTGCTAACGAAAAACACAACGTCATAGCCATAGCAGTTCCAATATACAATAATTCCAATCATGCTTTGAATGGGATTTTTGTTGGGGCTCTTAATCTTAGTACGCTCCAAAAATCACTGGCCCAGATAAATTTGGGACAAAACGAGTATTTGCTCATCGTAGATCACAATAACAACATAGTAGCTGACTCTAGAAAATCAGAATCCGATACGGAGATTAGAAAGTTTACTGTTGATTTGGGTAAACAATCCAGCGGCAATGACAGCAACACCATTACAAAGACAATCGATGGAAAGGACATGTTCATTGCCTCCAGAATGATGTCTGTAGGAACGCATGAGTGGTCAATTCTGTCAATTCAGCCACATAGCGACGCATTCAACCCATCTATTGCCATGAGAAATGAGACGATCGGGATCATGACAACAATAATCACAATCACAAGCGCTGCGGGATTTTTTATGCTCAGAAAAATAAATACAAACTTGAAGCTTTCAAATCGACTAAAGCAGACCAATTCTGAATTAGAGATAAAAACAGAGCAAATCAAACAAATCGATATCAAAAAAGAAGAGTTTTCAGCCATGATAACTCATGAGCTCAAGACCCCCCTAGTTCCAATCATAGGATATTGTAAGATGCTAAAGAACAAGATGTTGGGAGAATTAAACAGTGAGCAGATGGAATCAATTGAAATTATCGATAAAAACGCAAAACGGTTAGAATCTTTGATTAGTGACATTTTGGATGCAAGAAAGTTGGATTTGAACAAGATGAAGTTTGAAATTGAGGATGTATCAATTGATGAACTTTTTGAGAACATATACACAAGTTATAAGATATTGCAAGAAAAAGGCAAAGAGCTTACCGCGGATCTTCCCATAAAAGGATTAATGATAAGGACGGACAAAACACGTCTGCGTCAGATTTTTGACATCCTGATCTCAAACGCAATAAAATTTACACCAGACCAAAATGGCAAGATCATTATTGGGGCATACAAAGAAAACGACAAAGTGAGATTTTATGTGAAAGATAATGGAATTGGGATTCCACCAGACAAACAGCCAGAATTATTCAAAAAGTTCTATCAAGTAGACACCTCAGAGAGACGAAAATCTGGAGGTACTGGCCTTGGTCTTGCCATATCTAAAGGAATAATTGAAAAACTAAATGGCAGAATTTGGGTTGAAAGCGATGGAAGGACAGGTTCAACTTTTTATTTTGAGTTGACACAGTAA
- a CDS encoding response regulator yields the protein MDLLLIDDNQDITTMFSKYFKLKGHNVFVSNSGQNGLQIIENEKFDAILLDLAMPDFSGKDIVTHLYNNNKINSHTIVALTASSISDDDKIELKSKGVHSVLRKPIDPDELLRYLERIKS from the coding sequence GTGGACTTGCTCTTGATTGACGACAATCAGGATATAACGACGATGTTTTCTAAGTACTTTAAATTAAAAGGCCACAACGTTTTTGTCTCAAACAGTGGCCAAAATGGCCTCCAAATTATAGAGAATGAAAAATTTGATGCAATATTGCTTGATCTGGCAATGCCAGACTTTTCCGGAAAAGACATTGTCACTCATTTGTACAATAACAACAAAATCAATTCCCATACAATTGTAGCACTTACCGCATCATCAATATCTGATGATGACAAAATAGAGCTAAAAAGTAAGGGAGTGCATTCAGTGCTCCGAAAACCGATCGATCCTGACGAACTATTGAGATATCTAGAGAGAATCAAATCTTAG
- a CDS encoding metallophosphoesterase family protein: MIIVQLSDIHVGSQFQESVFDKVVDEVNALKPDAILITGDLTNEGLSKEYEKCKELISRFNTKKVITISGNHDYRNTGYLLFKKYFPFETVNELDNDVVVVTLGTARPDRDEGEVGYRQNLWLERTMKKYENKIKILAMHHHLVGIPDTGSARVEVIDAGDVLRTILATKVNLVLCGHKHRPWIWNFKDLSIVNAGTTASERVRGLFENTYNIITIKNKKIQVDLKIVGGKRMPLENIVKNYARSE; encoded by the coding sequence GTGATTATAGTACAGCTGTCTGACATTCACGTGGGCTCGCAGTTTCAGGAATCTGTTTTTGACAAGGTGGTAGACGAGGTAAATGCGCTCAAGCCAGATGCCATACTGATAACAGGTGATCTGACAAACGAGGGCCTCTCAAAGGAATACGAAAAATGCAAGGAACTAATCTCCAGGTTTAACACAAAAAAGGTGATCACCATCAGCGGAAACCACGATTACAGAAACACCGGGTACCTGCTGTTCAAAAAATACTTTCCATTTGAGACTGTAAACGAGTTGGATAATGATGTTGTAGTGGTGACGCTTGGGACTGCAAGGCCTGACAGGGATGAGGGCGAGGTCGGGTACAGGCAAAACCTGTGGCTGGAGAGAACCATGAAAAAGTACGAGAACAAGATCAAGATTTTGGCAATGCACCATCACCTGGTTGGAATTCCTGACACCGGCTCTGCACGGGTTGAGGTAATTGATGCAGGAGATGTGCTGAGGACAATACTTGCGACCAAGGTGAACCTTGTGTTGTGCGGCCACAAGCACAGGCCGTGGATTTGGAACTTTAAGGACCTGTCAATTGTAAACGCCGGGACCACGGCATCAGAGCGGGTCAGAGGTCTCTTTGAGAACACCTACAATATCATCACGATAAAAAACAAGAAAATCCAAGTGGACCTCAAAATTGTCGGCGGAAAAAGAATGCCGCTTGAGAACATTGTGAAAAACTACGCTCGATCCGAATAA